A single Dioscorea cayenensis subsp. rotundata cultivar TDr96_F1 unplaced genomic scaffold, TDr96_F1_v2_PseudoChromosome.rev07_lg8_w22 25.fasta BLBR01002038.1, whole genome shotgun sequence DNA region contains:
- the LOC120257356 gene encoding ethylene-responsive transcription factor ERF112-like produces MDMLDLQCIILPRHQRRRCRASTGYLGVRRRPSGRYAAEIRNPSTKKRHWLGTFDTPEEAAVAYDMSSITFRGIKKAQTNFCYEFLTMPSPPRPSPPPSPLPSEKEKEYCSEDNLEINDDHDHLVDRDDDDWINITTILLNPSPCCERWRSKFSCLAPSFPSPPLCAGFFARSPLIPARLFNAAANAPLLIRSRSWEMAIE; encoded by the exons ATGGACATGCTTGACTTACAATGCATCATCTTACCCCGTCATCAGAGAAGACGATGTAGAGCATCGACGGGGTACTTAGGAGTACGAAGGAGACCATCGGGACGTTATGCGGCAGAGATTAGAAACCCTTCTACTAAAAAAAGACATTGGTTAGGCACATTTGATACACCAGAAGAAGCAGCAGTGGCTTATGACATGTCATCAATCACCTTTAGAGGTATCAAGAAAGCTCAGACTAATTTTTGCTATGAGTTTCTCACTATGCCTTCTCCACCACGTccatcaccacctccatcaCCTCTTCCTTCAGAAAAGGAGAAGGAATATTGTTCTGAAGATAACTTGGAGAttaatgatgatcatgatcattTAGTTGATAGAGATGACGATGATTGGATCAATATTACCACCATTTTAC TGAATCCATCCCCTTGCTGTGAGAGATGGCGTAGCAAATTCTCTTGCCTCGCACCTTCATTTCCCTCGCCTCCGCTATGCGCTGGATTCTTCGCTCGATCACCGCTCATCCCCGCAAGACTCTTCAACGCTGCTGCTAACGCCCCTCTACTCATCCGCTCTCGCTCGTGGGAGATGGCGATCGAATGA